A genomic segment from Aquibium oceanicum encodes:
- a CDS encoding DsbA family protein — protein MLDPGFQRAQSDIATEAPDDEFGQRVRDYLLANPEVIVEAMQTLEARRQQAEESEAQSVLDARVDDVFNDPESPVGGNPDGDVTMVEFFDYNCPYCRQVAPVIIDAEADDPELRIVYKEFPILGPGSIFAAKAALAADRQGRYVEFHKAMMNASGRVDEALTLSIAEEAGLDIERLKQDMKDPAVQSEIDGNIELAQALRINGTPAFVIGDEILRGATDLETMTGLIDKARRDGKATGPAAKDTAD, from the coding sequence ATGCTCGATCCCGGCTTCCAGCGTGCGCAATCGGATATTGCAACGGAAGCACCCGACGACGAGTTCGGCCAGCGGGTCCGCGACTATCTGCTCGCCAATCCAGAGGTCATCGTCGAGGCGATGCAAACGCTGGAGGCGCGCCGCCAGCAGGCGGAGGAGAGCGAGGCGCAGTCCGTCCTCGACGCGCGGGTAGATGACGTTTTCAATGATCCGGAGAGTCCCGTCGGCGGGAATCCCGACGGGGACGTCACCATGGTCGAGTTCTTCGACTATAATTGCCCCTATTGCCGCCAGGTGGCGCCAGTCATAATCGACGCCGAGGCAGACGATCCCGAACTCAGGATCGTCTACAAGGAGTTCCCAATCCTTGGACCGGGGTCGATCTTCGCGGCGAAGGCCGCGCTCGCGGCCGACCGTCAGGGACGCTATGTCGAGTTCCACAAAGCGATGATGAATGCGAGCGGTCGTGTCGACGAGGCGCTCACGCTGTCGATCGCGGAGGAGGCCGGCCTCGACATCGAGCGGCTCAAGCAGGACATGAAGGATCCCGCCGTTCAGTCGGAAATCGACGGCAACATCGAATTGGCCCAGGCGCTGCGGATCAACGGAACGCCCGCTTTCGTAATCGGTGACGAAATCCTCCGCGGCGCAACGGATCTGGAGACGATGACCGGGCTGATTGACAAAGCGAGGAGGGACGGTAAGGCCACCGGGCCTGCAGCGAAGGACACTGCGGACTGA
- a CDS encoding ZIP family metal transporter has translation MTAAWVYTLVPAVLAVLAASMAVCVRPGPQAISAIQHFAAGVVFAAAAGEILPDIKHQGSVVATFVGGVAGVATMLLIKELERFIKGRAGLLATIGIDILIDGLVLGIGFAAGAKAGLLLTIALSLEVVFLGLALTTGLTAAGWTRRRIIAVTAGLMALMPIGAVLSAPVTALSAPVVTGFLAFGLVALLYLVTEELLVEAHETPDRPWVAALFFAGFLLLLLLEETIG, from the coding sequence ATGACGGCGGCCTGGGTTTACACACTCGTACCTGCAGTTCTTGCGGTGCTAGCAGCTTCGATGGCTGTCTGCGTACGTCCTGGTCCGCAGGCGATCAGCGCGATCCAGCACTTTGCCGCCGGTGTAGTCTTTGCTGCCGCGGCAGGAGAGATATTGCCCGACATCAAGCATCAAGGGTCAGTCGTTGCGACCTTCGTAGGAGGGGTCGCCGGGGTTGCAACGATGTTGCTCATCAAAGAACTTGAGCGATTCATAAAGGGCCGGGCAGGCCTTCTTGCGACGATTGGGATCGACATCCTGATCGACGGTTTGGTGCTAGGAATCGGCTTTGCAGCAGGCGCTAAAGCGGGGCTGTTGCTGACCATCGCGCTGTCGCTTGAGGTTGTGTTCCTGGGGCTAGCGTTGACAACGGGACTGACCGCCGCGGGCTGGACCCGCCGGCGAATCATCGCCGTTACGGCCGGTTTAATGGCGCTGATGCCGATCGGCGCGGTGCTTTCCGCACCTGTCACCGCACTCTCTGCACCGGTGGTCACCGGCTTTCTTGCGTTCGGCCTTGTCGCGCTGCTCTACCTAGTGACCGAGGAACTGCTGGTCGAGGCGCATGAAACGCCGGATAGGCCTTGGGTGGCGGCGCTGTTTTTCGCAGGCTTCTTGCTGCTCCTGTTGCTCGAAGAGACGATCGGATGA
- the ctaD gene encoding cytochrome c oxidase subunit I, whose product MSSEINQPISPLPRPDGEREELLRIWATPRGRRLPTAVNNTVIGLFYLGIALLFFILAGILALIMRAQLAVGGQELVSQNLYNQLFTMHGTTMMFLFAVPAMEALGVLLLPQMLAARDLPFPRLSAFAIWAYVIGGLVFFSTILYDLAPYGGWFMYPPLTLTEYSPGDNADFWLLGIGFIEISAIAGAIEIVVGVLKTRPPGMTLSRMPIFAWTMLIFAGMIIFAFPAVILATMLLELERAFGWPFFSAALGGDALLWQHLFWFFGHPEVYIIFLPAAGLVSMMVPTMAQMPLVGYRFVVVALIATGFFSFGLWVHHMFTTGIPGLSLGFFSAASMAVAIPSGIQVFAWIATMAAGRKRWRITTPSLFILGFLFIFTLGGLTGVMVAVVPFDFQVHDTYFVVAHFHYVLVGGMVFPLFATFYYWAPAFSRKQLSERLGKWCFWLMFIGFNVAFFPMHITGLAGMPRRVWTYPSSIGWDVLNSISTVGAFILAGGVLVFLIDLALNFRTGSKTPGNVWNAGTLEWLPNDIYATRSIPLVTSREPLWDQPGLSEEVEAGGHFLPNAPTGGRETLVTSAVEAKPQYVLQMPGPGWPQVLAAVFTAAFFLLLTIKAVTIAAICGALAIVFIIVWGWPLDPGPRKGRVAIGGGITLPTYMSGPGSHSYWSIVVLTLVSASLYLAYVFSYLYLWTVSSEVWPQAGAGLPPLVMPVGSMVLFLLGGGGFMLANRLLPEPGGNGLPAALSTIGAALLLAGGVGLELYGHVTSGLDPSASAYGAIVYMAGVLAAQLAVAIVLMAGYAAVRLMVGRTDRVWRNSFDHVALLGYYAIGQSLLGLLLIHGFPRLVG is encoded by the coding sequence ATGAGCAGCGAAATCAACCAACCCATAAGCCCGTTGCCGCGTCCCGACGGGGAACGGGAAGAGCTCCTGCGCATCTGGGCAACCCCAAGAGGCCGGCGCCTGCCGACGGCGGTGAACAATACCGTCATCGGCTTGTTCTATCTCGGCATCGCCCTCCTGTTCTTCATTCTCGCCGGCATTCTCGCGCTGATCATGCGCGCGCAACTGGCAGTCGGCGGCCAGGAGCTCGTGAGCCAGAACCTCTACAACCAGCTCTTTACCATGCATGGCACAACCATGATGTTCCTGTTCGCCGTGCCTGCGATGGAGGCCTTGGGCGTACTGCTGCTGCCGCAGATGCTCGCAGCACGCGATCTGCCTTTTCCGCGGCTCAGCGCCTTCGCCATCTGGGCTTATGTGATTGGCGGCCTCGTATTTTTCTCGACGATTCTTTACGATCTCGCCCCGTATGGCGGCTGGTTCATGTATCCACCGCTGACGCTCACGGAATACTCGCCCGGCGACAACGCCGACTTCTGGCTTCTTGGCATAGGGTTCATCGAAATTTCGGCGATCGCGGGGGCGATCGAGATTGTGGTCGGCGTCCTGAAGACGCGGCCGCCCGGCATGACGCTCAGCCGCATGCCGATCTTCGCATGGACGATGCTGATCTTTGCGGGGATGATCATTTTTGCGTTTCCGGCCGTGATCCTCGCCACGATGCTTTTGGAACTCGAGCGGGCATTCGGCTGGCCGTTCTTTTCGGCCGCGCTCGGCGGCGACGCGCTGCTCTGGCAGCACCTGTTCTGGTTCTTCGGCCACCCGGAGGTCTATATCATCTTCCTGCCGGCAGCAGGGCTTGTCTCGATGATGGTCCCGACGATGGCCCAGATGCCTCTGGTAGGGTACCGGTTCGTCGTTGTCGCCCTCATTGCCACCGGCTTCTTCTCGTTCGGGCTATGGGTGCACCACATGTTCACCACGGGCATTCCGGGGCTCAGTCTTGGGTTCTTCTCCGCCGCGAGCATGGCCGTGGCCATTCCATCGGGCATTCAGGTCTTTGCCTGGATTGCAACCATGGCTGCTGGACGAAAGCGTTGGCGAATTACGACGCCGTCGCTCTTCATCCTCGGCTTTCTTTTCATCTTCACTCTTGGTGGGCTCACCGGTGTGATGGTTGCCGTCGTGCCATTCGATTTCCAAGTGCATGATACCTACTTCGTCGTAGCCCATTTTCACTACGTGCTGGTGGGCGGCATGGTCTTTCCGCTGTTTGCCACTTTCTACTACTGGGCGCCTGCATTTAGTCGGAAGCAGTTGAGCGAGCGGCTCGGGAAGTGGTGCTTCTGGCTCATGTTCATCGGCTTCAACGTGGCCTTCTTTCCCATGCACATCACGGGTCTGGCAGGGATGCCCCGGCGGGTATGGACGTACCCGAGCAGCATCGGATGGGATGTGCTCAATAGCATATCGACCGTCGGAGCTTTCATCCTCGCCGGCGGCGTGCTGGTGTTTTTGATCGACCTCGCACTGAATTTCCGCACTGGTAGCAAGACGCCTGGCAATGTCTGGAATGCAGGTACACTCGAGTGGCTTCCGAACGACATCTATGCGACCCGCAGCATCCCTCTTGTCACATCGAGGGAACCACTCTGGGACCAGCCCGGGCTCAGCGAAGAAGTAGAGGCGGGCGGCCACTTCCTCCCTAATGCACCGACAGGAGGCCGGGAGACGTTGGTCACATCCGCGGTCGAAGCCAAGCCGCAATACGTCCTTCAAATGCCGGGCCCTGGATGGCCCCAAGTCCTTGCGGCCGTGTTCACAGCGGCCTTTTTCCTGCTCCTGACGATCAAGGCCGTCACCATCGCTGCGATCTGCGGCGCACTGGCCATCGTCTTCATCATCGTATGGGGCTGGCCACTCGATCCGGGCCCGAGAAAGGGCAGGGTCGCCATCGGCGGCGGCATCACTCTTCCCACGTATATGTCGGGGCCGGGCTCGCACTCCTATTGGTCGATAGTCGTGCTTACGCTGGTCAGCGCCTCTCTCTACCTGGCCTACGTGTTTTCTTACCTGTATTTGTGGACCGTCTCGTCCGAGGTGTGGCCACAAGCAGGAGCAGGGCTTCCGCCTCTAGTCATGCCGGTCGGCTCTATGGTCCTGTTTCTGCTTGGAGGCGGCGGCTTCATGCTCGCTAACCGCCTTCTCCCCGAGCCTGGCGGCAATGGTTTGCCGGCCGCTCTATCAACCATTGGGGCCGCGCTGCTCCTAGCAGGTGGCGTGGGGCTCGAACTCTACGGCCATGTAACATCGGGACTCGATCCCAGTGCAAGCGCCTATGGGGCGATCGTCTATATGGCGGGCGTCCTCGCCGCGCAGTTGGCCGTCGCCATAGTGCTGATGGCGGGCTACGCTGCTGTCCGCTTGATGGTCGGTCGCACCGATCGCGTGTGGCGAAACAGCTTCGATCACGTGGCCTTACTTGGCTACTACGCGATAGGCCAGAGCCTATTGGGCCTGCTCCTCATCCATGGCTTCCCGAGGCTTGTCGGATGA
- a CDS encoding SCO family protein — MLTSRIFIAAAALLMLVPAAASAHSLVEVEKILGDGEKYFQMIDKPAPDFTLQMADGRTVKQADLRGQVVVLNFVYASCPDVCPLHSEKIAEVQGMINETPMKDLVTFVTVTTDPVNDTADVMRGYGPAHGLDPVNWLFLTKLQEQSESSTRELAEAFGHGFDKTEDGLQMHGIVTHVIDGEGRWRANFHGLKFQSINLITFVNALTNGSVPKHGHGRRSWWERVTDYF; from the coding sequence TTGCTGACATCTAGAATCTTCATAGCCGCCGCGGCGCTTCTCATGCTTGTCCCGGCTGCTGCGAGCGCACATTCGCTGGTCGAGGTCGAGAAGATACTCGGCGACGGGGAAAAGTACTTCCAGATGATCGACAAGCCCGCGCCGGACTTCACGCTCCAGATGGCCGATGGCCGGACGGTGAAGCAGGCCGACCTCCGCGGACAGGTCGTGGTGCTCAACTTTGTCTACGCGAGTTGCCCGGACGTGTGCCCCCTGCACTCGGAGAAAATCGCGGAAGTGCAGGGCATGATCAACGAGACGCCCATGAAGGACCTCGTGACCTTCGTGACGGTGACGACCGATCCGGTCAACGACACGGCCGACGTGATGCGCGGCTACGGTCCCGCTCACGGACTCGATCCGGTAAATTGGCTATTCCTGACGAAGCTGCAGGAGCAGTCGGAGAGTTCCACCCGCGAGCTCGCGGAGGCTTTCGGGCATGGATTCGACAAGACCGAAGATGGACTTCAGATGCACGGAATCGTCACGCATGTGATCGATGGCGAAGGCCGCTGGAGGGCGAATTTCCACGGCCTGAAGTTCCAGTCGATCAATCTCATCACCTTCGTGAACGCTCTGACCAACGGGTCTGTCCCGAAGCACGGACACGGAAGGAGGAGTTGGTGGGAAAGGGTAACAGATTACTTTTGA
- a CDS encoding cytochrome c biogenesis CcdA family protein translates to MPELSNIGMLTVFAAGIISFLSPCVLPLVPGYVSYVAGRSAGGIGPSGAVAVRLPAVILGLCFVLGFSTVFIVLGASATALGQMLISYRYELNFVGGAIVILFGLFVTGLIRFPWMMREARFHSDLPGGGATSAYVLGLAFAFGWTPCIGPILGAILTVGAASATVADGVLLLAIYSLGLGVPFLLAALFTDALASRLRGFGRVGRILRIFAGAIMILMGVAMITGQLSAFSFWLLENFPLLARIG, encoded by the coding sequence ATGCCGGAACTGTCCAACATCGGTATGCTGACCGTCTTTGCGGCGGGGATCATTTCGTTCCTGTCTCCCTGCGTTTTGCCGCTCGTTCCGGGCTATGTCTCCTATGTCGCCGGGCGGTCCGCCGGCGGCATCGGGCCCTCAGGCGCCGTCGCGGTGCGCCTGCCCGCGGTCATTCTCGGCCTGTGTTTTGTGCTCGGCTTCTCGACTGTTTTCATTGTGCTCGGAGCAAGCGCGACCGCGCTTGGGCAGATGCTGATCAGCTACCGTTATGAACTGAACTTCGTCGGCGGAGCGATCGTCATCCTGTTTGGGCTGTTCGTCACGGGTCTCATTCGTTTCCCCTGGATGATGCGTGAAGCTCGCTTCCATTCCGATCTGCCCGGCGGAGGAGCGACATCGGCCTATGTTCTCGGCCTGGCGTTTGCCTTCGGCTGGACCCCTTGCATTGGCCCGATCCTCGGAGCGATCCTCACGGTCGGCGCGGCGTCGGCCACAGTCGCGGACGGAGTTCTTCTTCTAGCAATCTACTCACTGGGTCTTGGCGTACCGTTTCTACTTGCGGCTTTATTCACGGACGCGCTGGCGTCCCGGCTACGTGGTTTCGGCAGGGTGGGTAGGATTCTGAGAATCTTCGCCGGGGCGATCATGATCTTGATGGGCGTCGCCATGATCACCGGGCAGTTATCGGCGTTCTCGTTCTGGCTACTCGAGAATTTCCCTTTGCTGGCCAGGATTGGGTGA
- a CDS encoding cation diffusion facilitator family transporter has translation MPHNHDHAHLDPDSGDKRVAIAIWANGVLTVAQVAGGIFAGSLALIADALHNFSDMASLVIAFGARKIARRPADARMTFGYARVEIVAALINYTTLILIGFYLIYEGGMRTIDPPEVKGWYVVILGGVALVVDTLTALLTYSMQKGSVNIRALFLHNLSDALASVAVIVGGTLIILYDIRWVDPAITILIALYILYLAFTEIGGTIRILMLGSPPDIDTDRVINAVAEVDGVEEVHHAHFWQMQEYAAAFDTHIVISPGRWDDIENIKSAIKARLKDEFGVEHSTLEFERPDRKHEDTQKYGHG, from the coding sequence ATGCCGCATAACCACGACCACGCGCATCTGGACCCTGATTCAGGCGACAAACGTGTCGCCATCGCGATCTGGGCGAACGGCGTCCTGACTGTCGCGCAAGTCGCAGGTGGGATTTTTGCGGGCAGCCTGGCGCTGATTGCTGATGCACTGCACAATTTCTCAGACATGGCGTCGTTGGTGATCGCTTTCGGTGCGCGAAAGATCGCCCGCCGCCCGGCGGATGCCCGGATGACCTTCGGCTACGCGCGGGTCGAGATCGTGGCGGCGTTGATAAATTACACCACGCTGATCCTGATCGGTTTCTATTTGATCTACGAAGGTGGGATGCGGACGATCGATCCACCCGAGGTGAAGGGCTGGTACGTGGTCATCCTCGGCGGCGTGGCGCTCGTGGTCGACACACTGACGGCTTTGCTCACCTACTCGATGCAAAAGGGCAGCGTTAACATCCGGGCGCTCTTCCTCCACAACCTCAGCGATGCTCTCGCCTCAGTCGCGGTGATTGTGGGAGGCACGCTCATCATCTTATACGACATTCGTTGGGTTGACCCAGCGATCACTATCCTGATCGCGCTCTACATCCTCTATCTCGCCTTCACAGAAATCGGCGGCACGATTCGCATTCTCATGTTGGGTAGCCCGCCAGACATCGACACCGATCGGGTCATAAATGCGGTGGCTGAGGTGGACGGAGTAGAGGAAGTTCATCACGCGCATTTTTGGCAGATGCAGGAATACGCCGCCGCGTTCGACACCCATATCGTAATCAGCCCCGGTCGGTGGGACGACATCGAGAACATCAAGAGCGCGATCAAGGCGCGACTGAAGGACGAGTTCGGCGTCGAGCACTCGACGCTAGAATTTGAACGGCCCGACCGCAAGCACGAAGATACGCAAAAGTACGGTCATGGATAG